In Oncorhynchus clarkii lewisi isolate Uvic-CL-2024 chromosome 2, UVic_Ocla_1.0, whole genome shotgun sequence, one DNA window encodes the following:
- the LOC139376134 gene encoding solute carrier family 45 member 4-like, with amino-acid sequence MVPQKADLTVLPCQDVVEMPVKKQGSERDEESPDGSLGEGAGGERIPLRKWVMHGAVMFGREFCYAMETALVTPVLLQIGLPEQYYSLTWFLSPILGLILTPLIGSASDRCTLKWGRRRPFILALCVGVLLGVSLFLNGSLLGLALGDVPSSQPIGIVLTVLGVVLLDFSADASDGPIRAYLLDVADTEEQDMALNIHAFSAGLGGAVGYVLGGLDWTSTILGTAFKSQEQILFVFAAVIFTISVILHMFSIKEESFEARGDTLGEGDSDSLSSSEKLKGGLAGPRSVPQLDVIGEEDAQSERELFINVDRVRSKSDSVLAMPDATIELDSDLDQDGHFLADIEPSIFQDYPQDLYPGTPQRHYSGWGIQDLEGPQAEAQADSQLPLFHQDPSPYYSREHMLFNNQTNQGAKCLNGASAAPAVPSNHTARGANSQRRMPGLRPSNTSTTTGARRFPFYRQPSFTFSYYGRVGSARYRHRRNTMGNPAGANLRIKTSQSMNDIYEHMRQRRELQQSSTTLSSGDSERDDGDQGGTTVKLLWLSMLKMPPQLLRLCVCHLLTWFSIIAEAVFYTDFMGQVIYAGDPTAPANSTDLQNYHKGVQMGCWGLVVYAATAAVCSAVLQKYLDNYDLSIKVIYILGTLSFSLGTAVMAIFPNVYVAMVMISTMGIISMSISYCPYALLGQYHENKQYIHHSPGKSRRGFGIDCAILSCQVYIAQILVASALSTVVDAVGSVLVIPMMASGGSFLGFLTSTFLVIYPDSSTPTTTQDQEGYGEEGAPALVAPEPDPSGSSMQEPVVLLKTSPKGSSSTAHYESTI; translated from the exons GACTTCCAGAGCAGTACTACAGCCTGACGTGGTTTCTGAGCCCCATCCTGGGCCTGATCCTCACCCCTCTCATTGGCTCAGCCAGCGACCGCTGCACCCTGAAATGGGGCCGCAGGAGACCCTTCATCCTGGCACTCTGTGTGGGGGTGTTACTGGGAGTTTCTCTCTTCCTCAATGGGTCCCTCCTAG GATTAGCCCTCGGGGACGTTCCCAGCAGTCAGCCCATTGGGATAGTGCTGACGGTGCTGGGCGTGGTTCTACTGGACTTCAGTGCAGACGCCTCAGATGGGCCTATCAGAGCCTACCTGTTGGATGTAGCCGACACAGAGGAGCAGGACATGGCCCTCAACATACATGCTTTCTCTGCAG GGCTGGGAGGAGCGGTTGGCTACGTGCTGGGTGGCCTGGACTGGACCAGCACCATCCTGGGCACGGCCTTCAAGTCCCAGGAGCAGATCCTGTTTGTGTTTGCTGCCGTCATCTTCACCATATCTGTGATTCTACACATGTTCAGTATCAAGGAGGAGAGTTTTGAGGCTCGTGGTGACACTCTGGGAGAGGGAGACTCCGACAGCCTGTCCTCCTCAGAGAAACTGAAGGGGGGCTTGGCAGGGCCTCGTAGTGTACCTCAGCTGGACGTTATAGGAGAGGAGGACGCCCAGTCAGAGAGGGAGCTCTTCATCAACGTGGACAGGGTGAGGAGTAAGAGCGACTCGGTGCTGGCCATGCCTGACGCCACCATCGAGCTGGACTCAGACCTGGACCAGGACGGTCATTTCCTGGCCGACATTGAGCCCTCCATCTTTCAGGACTACCCCCAAGATTTGTACCCTGGCACCCCTCAGAGACACTACAGTGGATGGGGCATCCAGGACCTGGAAGGCCCCCAGGCCGAGGCTCAGGCAGACAGCCAGCTGCCCCTCTTCCACCAGGACCCCTCCCCCTACTACAGCAGGGAGCACATGTTGTTCAACAACCAGACCAACCAGGGAGCCAAGTGCCTCAACGGGGCCTCAGCGGCCCCGGCCGTCCCCTCCAACCACACAGCCCGCGGGGCCAACAGCCAGCGCCGAATGCCAGGCCTGAGGCCGTCCAACACCAGCACCACTACCGGGGCACGCCGCTTCCCCTTCTACCGCCAGCCGTCATTTACATTCTCTTACTATGGCCGCGTGGGTTCAGCACGATACCGCCACCGCAGAAACACCATGGGCAATCCGGCCGGCGCCAACCTCCGCATCAAGACCTCGCAGAGCATGAACGACATCTACGAGCACATGCGGCAGAGGAGGGAGCTTCAGCAGAGCAGCACCACACTGTCCAGCGGGGACTCTGAGAGGGACGACGGAGACCAGGGGGGCACCACGGTCAAGCTGCTGTGGCTGTCCATGCTGAAGATGCCCCCCCAGCTGCTGAGGCTCTGCGTCTGTCATCTCCTCACCTGGTTCTCCATCATCGCTGAGGCAGTATTCTACACAGACTTCATGGGACAGGTCATCTATGCTGGAGACCCCACA GCTCCTGCTAACTCCACTGACCTGCAGAACTACCATAAAGGGGTTCAGATGGGCTGCTGGGGACTGGTTGTCTATGCTGCTACCGCTGCAGTCTGCTCAG CTGTGCTACAGAAATACCTGGACAACTACGACCTGAGCATTAAGGTGATCTACATCCTGGGTACTCTGAGCTTCTCCCTGGGAACTGCGGTCATGGCGATCTTCCCTAATGTCTACGTTGCCATGGTGATGATCAGCACCATGGGCATCATCTCCATGAGTATCTCCTACTGCCCCTATGCTCTGCTGGGCCAGTACCACGAGAACAAGCAG TACATCCACCACAGTCCGGGGAAGTCGCGACGAGGCTTCGGCATCGACTGTGCCATACTGTCGTGCCAGGTGTACATTGCCCAGATCCTGGTGGCGTCTGCACTGAGCACGGTGGTGGACGCGGTGGGCAGCGTGCTGGTCATCCCAATGATGGCCTCTGGAGGCTCCTTCCTGGGCTTCCTCACCTCCACCTTCCTGGTCATCTACCCAGACTCCTCCACTCCCACCACTACGCAGGACCAGGAGGGGTATGGAGAGGAGGGGGCTCCGGCCCTGGTGGCCCCAGAACCAGACCCCAGTGGTAGCAGTATGCAGGAGCCAGTAGTCCTTCTCAAAACGTCTCCTAAGGGCAGCAGCAGCACGGCACACTACGAGTCCACTATTTAA